A stretch of the Saprospiraceae bacterium genome encodes the following:
- a CDS encoding GxxExxY protein translates to MDKILYKDESYLIINKCFEVHKILGPGFLELVYKDALEFEFRKSGIQFEREKRYDVNYKGAILPHKYYADFVVYDKIILELKAVSGIPDEFVAQALNYLMVSGNKLALVVNFGATKLQSKRIIL, encoded by the coding sequence ATGGATAAAATATTGTATAAAGATGAAAGTTATCTAATTATAAACAAATGCTTTGAGGTACACAAAATATTAGGTCCCGGTTTTCTTGAACTTGTTTATAAAGATGCCCTGGAATTTGAATTTCGCAAATCAGGAATTCAATTTGAACGCGAAAAAAGGTATGATGTAAATTATAAGGGAGCAATCCTTCCTCATAAATATTATGCAGATTTTGTTGTCTATGATAAAATTATTCTGGAACTGAAAGCTGTTTCTGGAATACCAGATGAGTTTGTTGCACAAGCATTAAACTATCTTATGGTTAGTGGCAACAAGCTTGCTCTCGTCGTGAATTTTGGAGCAACAAAACTGCAATCAAAAAGAATTATTTTATAA
- a CDS encoding MFS transporter, translated as MDSNQTKPTNYGALSILITVFFFWGFIASGNGVFIPFCKSYFKLDQFQSQLVDFAFYGAYYIGALALFVFGALKRRDIVSNWGYKKSIVYGLLFSLLGAIAMIVSVNVGTPENGFSFFLISFFILALGFSLQQTAANPFAISLGDPATGSHRVNFGGGINSFGTAIGPIVVALALFGATHYDDSAIQSLSLNRVTFLYIGVGFLFLFAAALFYFSKKVPDSINSAMIEPENKAIWTMVLITIGLIACFIPVFNSYRNVTDGLSESALQDLEWTRMKWLLSALLVLIAGLVYVHFSSKKNTASWGALQFPQIQLGMFAIFVYVGVEVTIQSNMGELLKSVEYGSLQTSAIPPYISMFWGSLMIGRWTGAIPVFKLEAKLKKIMMLVIPILAFAVVILVNTIAARDMSPLYNYIACVAVLIAAFFVAGDKPVYTLMLFASLAMLAMIIGLMTQGTISIYAFLSGGLYCSVMWPCIFSLSIAGLGKYESQGAAFLIMMILGGGIIPPIQGKLADLSSIGIHQSYWITVACFGYLAFFAWRVKSILLKQGIDYDKQIEGSH; from the coding sequence ATGGATTCTAATCAGACGAAGCCGACGAATTATGGTGCTTTAAGTATTTTAATTACTGTATTTTTCTTTTGGGGATTTATTGCATCGGGTAATGGGGTTTTTATTCCTTTTTGTAAAAGTTATTTTAAACTGGATCAGTTTCAAAGTCAGTTGGTTGATTTTGCTTTTTATGGTGCATACTATATCGGTGCATTGGCATTGTTTGTATTTGGAGCGCTCAAACGTCGCGACATTGTTTCGAATTGGGGATATAAAAAAAGCATCGTGTATGGATTGTTGTTTTCATTGCTTGGAGCAATCGCAATGATTGTTTCTGTTAATGTAGGGACCCCTGAAAATGGATTTAGTTTTTTTCTTATTTCGTTTTTTATTTTGGCTTTAGGATTTTCATTGCAACAAACTGCCGCCAATCCTTTTGCAATTTCCTTGGGAGATCCTGCAACCGGTTCGCACCGGGTTAATTTTGGAGGGGGCATCAATTCGTTTGGAACAGCCATTGGGCCTATAGTAGTGGCATTAGCCTTGTTTGGAGCAACTCATTACGATGACAGCGCCATTCAATCTTTGAGTTTGAATCGGGTTACCTTTTTATATATCGGGGTTGGATTTTTATTTTTATTTGCCGCAGCACTGTTCTATTTTTCAAAGAAAGTTCCGGATAGTATTAATTCGGCTATGATTGAACCGGAGAATAAAGCGATTTGGACTATGGTATTAATTACCATCGGATTGATTGCCTGCTTTATTCCCGTTTTTAATAGCTACCGAAATGTGACTGATGGTTTATCCGAAAGTGCTTTACAAGATTTGGAATGGACGCGCATGAAATGGTTGCTATCAGCGCTATTGGTTTTAATAGCAGGTTTAGTTTATGTACATTTTAGTTCGAAAAAAAATACGGCTTCCTGGGGCGCTTTGCAATTTCCACAAATTCAATTGGGCATGTTTGCAATTTTTGTTTATGTGGGCGTGGAAGTTACCATTCAAAGCAATATGGGCGAATTGCTCAAAAGTGTTGAATACGGTAGTTTACAAACCTCTGCAATTCCACCTTATATTTCTATGTTCTGGGGAAGTTTGATGATTGGGCGATGGACCGGTGCAATTCCTGTTTTTAAGTTGGAAGCAAAGTTGAAAAAAATAATGATGCTTGTGATTCCGATTCTCGCATTTGCAGTGGTGATTTTAGTAAATACCATTGCTGCAAGAGATATGAGTCCACTATACAATTACATTGCCTGTGTTGCAGTTTTAATCGCAGCTTTTTTTGTAGCAGGTGATAAACCCGTATATACCCTGATGTTGTTTGCAAGTTTAGCGATGTTGGCCATGATCATTGGACTTATGACCCAGGGCACGATTTCCATTTACGCTTTTTTAAGTGGAGGTTTGTATTGCTCTGTCATGTGGCCGTGTATTTTTTCATTATCCATAGCGGGCCTTGGAAAATATGAGAGCCAGGGTGCGGCTTTTCTAATAATGATGATCCTGGGAGGAGGGATCATTCCACCTATTCAGGGAAAATTGGCTGATTTATCCAGTATTGGCATTCATCAATCTTATTGGATTACAGTAGCATGTTTTGGTTACCTGGCTTTTTTCGCCTGGCGTGTTAAATCGATATTGCTCAAGCAAGGGATTGATTATGATAAACAGATTGAAGGCAGTCATTAA